One window from the genome of Cricetulus griseus strain 17A/GY chromosome 2, alternate assembly CriGri-PICRH-1.0, whole genome shotgun sequence encodes:
- the Fbxo2 gene encoding F-box only protein 2 isoform X2, with translation MDGDGDPESVSHPEEVSPEEQPEEAGAEASAEEEQPREEEEEEGEEAEATEYLAQLPEPLLLRVLAELPAWELVQACRLVCLRWKELVDGAPLWLLKCQQEGLVPEGCNDDERDHWQQFYFLSKRRRNLLRNPCGEEDLEGWCDVEHGGDGWRVEELPGDSGVEFTQDDSVKKYFASSFEWCRKAQVVDLQAEGYWEELLDTTQPAIVVKDWYSGRTDAGSLYELTVRLLSEHEDVLAEFNTGQVAVPEDGGWMEVSHTFTDYGPGVRFVRFEHGGQDSVYWKGWFGARVTNSSLWVEP, from the exons ATGGATGGAGATGGTGATCCAG AGAGTGTGAGCCACCCTGAAGAGGTGAGCCCAGAGGAGCAGCCAGAGGAGGCAGGTGCCGAGGCGAGTGCAGAGGAGGAGCAGCCccgggaggaggaggaggaggagggggaagaggcgGAGGCGACCGAGTACCTGGCCCAGTTGCCGGAGCCGCTGCTGCTGCGAGTGCTGGCGGAGCTGCCAGCCTGGGAGCTGGTGCAGGCCTGCCGCCTGGTGTGCCTGCGCTGGAAGGAGCTGGTGGACGGCGCCCCACTGTGGCTGCTCAAGTGCCAGCAGGAGGGGCTGGTGCCCGAGGGCTGCAACGATGACGAGCGGGACCACTGGCAACAGTTCTACTTCCTGAGCAAGAGGAGGCGCAACCTGCTGCGTAACCCGTGCGGGGAAG AGGACTTGGAGGGCTGGTGCGACGTGGAGCACGGCGGGGACGGCTGGAGGGTGGAGGAGCTGCCCGGAGACAGTGGGGTGGAATTTACCCAAGACGACAGCGTTAAGAAGTACTTCGCCTCCTCCTTCGA GTGGTGTCGCAAAGCGCAGGTCGTTGATCTGCAGGCCGAGGGCTATTGGGAGGAGCTGCTGGACACCACCCAACCCGCCATCGTGGTGAAGGACTG GTACTCGGGCCGCACGGACGCCGGCAGCCTGTACGAGCTCACCGTGAGGCTGCTGTCGGAGCACGAAGATGTGCTGGCGGAGTTCAACACCGGGCAGGTGGCAGTGCCGGAGGACGGCGGCTGGATGGAG GTCTCCCACACTTTCACCGACTACGGGCCAGGCGTCCGCTTCGTCCGCTTCGAGCACGGAGGGCAGGACTCGGTCTACTGGAAGGGCTGGTTCGGGGCCCGGGTGACCAACAGTAGCCTGTGGGTGGAACCCTGA